The Sulfitobacter sp. S223 genome has a window encoding:
- a CDS encoding class II 3-deoxy-7-phosphoheptulonate synthase, with protein sequence MTDWSKSSWRSLPRIQMPDYPDQQALEAVEAQLSRYPVLVFAGEARRLRKHLAAAGRGEAFLLQGGDCAESFEQFSSDMIRDTFKVMLQMAVVLTYGAKVPVIKVGRMAGQFAKPRSANTETIGGVELPSYRGDIINDLAFTPESRIPNPENMMRAYTQAAATLNLLRAFSTGGYADVHKVHGWTLGFTDGEKAAKYRDVATRISDTLDFMAAAGVTSDTAHTLQSVEFYTSHESLLLEYEEALCRQEAETGKWLAGSGHMLWIGDRTRQPDGAHVEFASGVQNPIGLKCGPTMEADDLKKLMKKLNPHNEEGRLTLIARFGAGAVSDHLPRLIQAVREEGANVVWTCDPMHGNTIKSSTGYKTRPFESVLREVREFFAVHAAEGTVPGGVHFEMTGQDVTECTGGVRAVSDEDLSDRYHTACDPRLNASQSLELAFLVAEELSARRDKAAAQEAG encoded by the coding sequence ATGACCGACTGGAGCAAATCAAGCTGGCGCAGTTTGCCACGGATTCAAATGCCAGACTACCCCGACCAGCAAGCGCTGGAAGCGGTAGAGGCGCAGCTGTCCCGATATCCGGTTCTTGTTTTTGCCGGTGAGGCACGGCGTCTGCGCAAGCATCTGGCTGCTGCAGGACGTGGCGAGGCCTTCTTGTTGCAGGGCGGTGATTGCGCCGAAAGCTTCGAACAGTTCTCATCCGACATGATCCGCGACACCTTCAAGGTGATGCTGCAGATGGCTGTTGTCCTGACCTATGGCGCAAAAGTGCCCGTGATCAAGGTTGGTCGCATGGCAGGGCAGTTCGCAAAGCCACGCTCGGCCAACACCGAGACGATCGGCGGAGTGGAGTTGCCAAGCTACCGCGGTGACATCATCAACGATCTTGCCTTCACGCCAGAATCGCGGATTCCAAACCCCGAGAACATGATGCGTGCCTACACACAGGCAGCCGCAACGCTAAACCTGCTGCGTGCGTTCTCGACCGGTGGGTATGCGGATGTTCACAAAGTGCACGGCTGGACCCTTGGCTTTACCGATGGTGAAAAGGCTGCAAAATACCGCGATGTCGCCACACGCATTTCCGACACGCTGGATTTCATGGCCGCTGCCGGTGTGACATCCGACACCGCGCACACGCTGCAATCGGTTGAGTTCTACACCAGCCATGAATCACTGCTTCTTGAATACGAAGAAGCGCTTTGTCGTCAGGAAGCCGAGACAGGTAAGTGGCTCGCAGGTTCAGGCCACATGCTATGGATAGGCGACCGGACACGCCAGCCGGACGGCGCGCATGTGGAGTTCGCCTCCGGTGTGCAAAACCCGATCGGTCTGAAATGCGGCCCGACGATGGAAGCGGACGATCTCAAAAAGCTGATGAAAAAGCTCAACCCGCACAACGAAGAGGGCCGTCTGACGCTGATCGCGCGCTTTGGTGCGGGTGCTGTGAGCGATCATCTGCCGCGCCTGATCCAAGCTGTGCGCGAAGAAGGCGCAAATGTGGTTTGGACCTGTGATCCAATGCATGGCAACACCATCAAGTCGTCCACCGGTTACAAAACACGCCCCTTCGAGAGCGTTTTGCGCGAAGTGCGTGAATTCTTTGCTGTGCATGCTGCAGAAGGCACCGTGCCTGGCGGCGTACATTTCGAGATGACCGGTCAGGATGTGACCGAATGCACAGGCGGCGTTCGGGCAGTTTCTGACGAAGATCTGTCAGATCGCTATCACACAGCCTGTGATCCGCGCCTCAACGCAAGCCAGTCTTTGGAGCTGGCGTTCTTGGTGGCCGAAGAACTGTCAGCACGCCGCGACAAAGCTGCGGCACAAGAAGCAGGTTAA
- a CDS encoding branched-chain amino acid ABC transporter permease: MTDTVKNTLLFALVFTLILISGFFQGWNNAMFILNMGIISAIMALGVNLQWGFAGLFNVGVMGFVALGGLAAVLIGMPATPGAFSAGGPGVILALLLGAAAIVAAVFAYRRMSAGRNRNLAITAILIFGFFVFRGFLDPNVALIEAVNPAATGYLGGLNPGTEETYRDNGWIMLIAWPVGGLFAAGAAWLIGKAALGLRSDYLAIATLGIAEIIIAMLKNEDWLTRGVKNVVGVPRPVPYELDLQNSAAFVERAASLGFDPVEGSTIFVKLLYAALFAAVLGIIFWLSQRALNSPWGRMLRAIRDNEVAAEAMGKDVTARHLQVFILGSAVCGIAGAMMTTLDGQLTPGTYQPLRFTFLIWVMVIVGGSGSNLGAILGGFLIWFLWVQVEPIGLFLMDIITSGMAEDSWLRAHLIDSAAQMRLMTMGVIMIVVLRFSPRGLIPEK; encoded by the coding sequence ATGACCGATACCGTCAAAAATACGTTGCTGTTTGCACTGGTTTTCACGCTCATCCTTATCTCTGGCTTCTTTCAGGGATGGAACAACGCGATGTTCATCCTGAACATGGGCATCATTTCGGCGATCATGGCGCTGGGGGTGAACCTTCAATGGGGCTTTGCGGGGCTGTTTAATGTGGGCGTCATGGGCTTCGTGGCCTTGGGGGGGCTTGCGGCTGTGCTGATCGGGATGCCCGCCACACCGGGCGCGTTCAGTGCCGGCGGTCCGGGGGTTATCCTCGCGCTGTTGCTTGGCGCTGCCGCGATTGTGGCAGCCGTCTTTGCATACCGGCGCATGTCAGCGGGCCGTAACCGGAACCTGGCCATCACGGCCATCCTGATTTTTGGTTTCTTTGTGTTCCGCGGGTTTTTGGACCCGAATGTCGCCCTGATCGAAGCTGTAAATCCAGCGGCAACAGGGTATCTTGGTGGCCTGAACCCAGGCACCGAAGAAACCTACCGTGACAACGGATGGATCATGTTGATCGCCTGGCCTGTTGGCGGGCTTTTTGCTGCCGGTGCAGCTTGGCTGATCGGTAAAGCTGCCCTTGGACTGCGTTCCGACTATCTTGCCATTGCAACACTGGGCATTGCCGAGATCATCATTGCGATGCTCAAGAACGAAGACTGGCTGACGCGCGGTGTGAAGAACGTTGTTGGCGTGCCCCGACCTGTTCCTTATGAGCTCGACCTGCAAAACTCCGCAGCCTTTGTGGAACGTGCCGCATCTCTTGGGTTCGATCCGGTCGAAGGTTCTACGATCTTTGTGAAGCTGTTGTATGCGGCCCTGTTTGCGGCGGTTCTGGGTATCATCTTCTGGCTGAGCCAGCGCGCCCTGAACTCTCCTTGGGGACGTATGCTGCGCGCAATCCGCGACAACGAAGTCGCCGCCGAGGCGATGGGCAAGGACGTGACCGCGCGCCATTTGCAGGTGTTCATTCTGGGGTCGGCCGTGTGCGGCATTGCGGGCGCGATGATGACCACGCTGGATGGCCAGTTGACGCCGGGCACCTACCAGCCCCTGCGCTTTACCTTCCTGATCTGGGTCATGGTAATTGTCGGTGGCTCTGGCAGCAATCTGGGTGCGATCCTTGGTGGTTTCCTGATCTGGTTCCTTTGGGTGCAGGTTGAGCCGATTGGCCTTTTCCTGATGGATATCATCACGTCGGGCATGGCCGAGGACAGCTGGCTGCGCGCGCATCTAATCGACAGTGCCGCGCAGATGCGTCTGATGACGATGGGTGTTATAATGATCGTCGTGTTGCGGTTCAGCCCGCGAGGCTTGATCCCCGAGAAGTGA
- a CDS encoding ABC transporter ATP-binding protein has product MSDAYSDRGNKDLSVGNAKGQGSIMPKTSGKSHASPGGPFLIGDTMTGGYGKGPDILHGCTIAVDKGEIAVIVGPNGAGKSTAMKAVFGMLDVRSGSVKLDGEDITGLSPQARVAKGMGFVPQTSNIFTSMTVEENLEMGAFIRRDDFRDTMAQVYDLFPILKDKRHQAAGELSGGQRQQVAVGRALMTQPKVLMLDEPTAGVSPIVMDELFDRIIEVARTGIPILMVEQNARQALEIADKGYVLVQGANAYTGTGKELLADPEVRKSFLGG; this is encoded by the coding sequence ATGAGCGACGCTTATTCAGATCGCGGGAACAAGGATTTGTCTGTTGGCAACGCCAAGGGCCAAGGATCGATAATGCCAAAGACTAGTGGCAAAAGCCATGCCTCCCCCGGTGGCCCCTTCTTGATTGGTGACACAATGACGGGTGGCTACGGCAAGGGGCCGGACATCTTGCATGGCTGTACTATCGCCGTGGACAAGGGTGAGATCGCCGTGATCGTTGGGCCGAACGGGGCCGGTAAATCCACTGCGATGAAGGCTGTTTTCGGAATGCTTGATGTGCGCTCGGGCTCGGTCAAGCTGGACGGAGAAGACATCACCGGCCTTAGCCCTCAGGCCCGCGTGGCCAAGGGGATGGGCTTTGTGCCTCAAACCTCGAATATCTTCACGTCAATGACGGTGGAAGAGAACCTCGAAATGGGCGCGTTCATCCGTCGCGATGATTTCCGTGATACGATGGCTCAGGTCTATGACCTGTTCCCCATCTTGAAGGACAAGCGTCATCAGGCAGCAGGAGAGCTTTCTGGCGGTCAGCGCCAGCAGGTCGCTGTGGGCCGCGCGCTTATGACCCAGCCCAAGGTGCTGATGCTTGATGAACCAACTGCGGGTGTATCGCCGATTGTGATGGATGAGCTATTCGACCGCATTATCGAAGTGGCGCGGACTGGGATTCCGATCCTCATGGTGGAACAGAACGCCCGCCAAGCGCTTGAAATCGCTGACAAAGGCTATGTTCTGGTGCAAGGTGCGAATGCGTACACTGGCACGGGTAAGGAACTGCTGGCCGATCCCGAAGTCCGCAAATCGTTTTTGGGGGGGTGA
- a CDS encoding ABC transporter ATP-binding protein: MIVVDDLHKHFGGFHAVDGASLTIEEGSITGLIGPNGAGKTTLFNVIAGVLQPTSGRVTMAGEDITGLPPHTLFHKGLLRTFQIAHEFHSMTCRENLMMVPGGQSGETLWNTWFGRKRIADEERALRAKADEVLEFLTVEHLADQKAGQISGGQKKLLELGRTMMVDAKIVFLDEVGAGVNRTLLNTIGDAILRLNKERGYTFVVIEHDMDFIGRLCDPVICMAEGRVLAQGTLAEIKANEQVIEAYLGTGLKNKEQVGA; encoded by the coding sequence ATGATCGTCGTTGACGATTTACACAAACATTTCGGCGGCTTCCATGCTGTGGACGGCGCAAGCCTGACCATCGAAGAAGGTTCTATCACTGGCTTGATCGGTCCGAATGGCGCTGGAAAAACCACTCTTTTCAACGTGATCGCGGGCGTTCTTCAACCGACTTCCGGTCGCGTGACCATGGCGGGCGAAGACATCACCGGCCTGCCGCCGCATACCCTCTTCCACAAAGGCCTTTTGCGCACCTTCCAGATCGCACATGAATTCCATTCGATGACCTGTCGTGAGAACCTGATGATGGTGCCGGGTGGACAATCGGGTGAGACACTGTGGAACACGTGGTTTGGCCGCAAACGGATCGCCGACGAAGAGCGCGCGTTGCGCGCGAAGGCGGATGAAGTTCTGGAGTTTCTGACCGTTGAGCATTTGGCGGATCAGAAAGCAGGCCAAATTTCGGGCGGGCAGAAAAAGCTGTTGGAGCTTGGACGCACCATGATGGTGGATGCCAAGATCGTGTTTCTTGACGAAGTAGGCGCCGGTGTGAACCGCACCCTTCTCAACACCATCGGCGACGCTATTCTGCGCCTCAACAAAGAGCGCGGCTATACTTTCGTGGTGATTGAACACGACATGGATTTCATTGGCCGCCTCTGCGATCCGGTGATCTGCATGGCCGAAGGTCGCGTGCTGGCGCAAGGTACACTGGCCGAGATCAAAGCCAATGAGCAGGTGATCGAAGCCTATCTTGGTACAGGTCTCAAAAACAAAGAACAGGTCGGCGCGTGA
- a CDS encoding PAS domain-containing protein, with protein sequence MDNLIKTTQNVVTMSDYQQHSGYAPLAIVEAYWDALRAGREMPKRAEIDPRGIESALPYSFILERVAPGVARMRIAGSHLHDIMGMEARGMPLTSFFEQDARTRVAGLLEEVFQTPGTAEVMMYSTAGLGKPALDARMVLLPLKSDLGDVSRILGCIVCPGDLGAVPRRFDLRDINFSSLGRAHQKPQAVQSEMAADGFAEEQRGFTGESGAHPKNRPPYLRLVVSDE encoded by the coding sequence ATGGACAACTTAATTAAAACCACGCAAAATGTTGTCACTATGTCTGACTATCAGCAACACAGCGGATATGCCCCACTCGCGATTGTCGAGGCCTATTGGGATGCTCTGCGCGCAGGTCGTGAAATGCCCAAACGCGCGGAGATCGATCCGCGCGGGATAGAAAGTGCGTTACCTTATTCCTTTATCCTTGAACGTGTGGCGCCGGGCGTTGCACGTATGCGGATTGCCGGCAGTCATTTGCATGACATCATGGGGATGGAAGCCCGCGGGATGCCGCTTACCTCATTCTTCGAACAAGATGCCCGAACCCGCGTGGCGGGACTGTTAGAGGAAGTGTTCCAGACCCCCGGAACTGCCGAAGTGATGATGTATTCAACAGCCGGTTTGGGAAAACCGGCGTTGGATGCGCGGATGGTTCTGCTGCCTCTTAAAAGCGATCTGGGCGATGTGAGCCGCATTCTGGGCTGCATTGTCTGTCCGGGGGATTTGGGCGCAGTGCCACGCCGGTTTGACCTTCGGGACATCAACTTTAGCAGTCTGGGTCGTGCCCACCAAAAACCGCAGGCCGTTCAATCCGAGATGGCCGCTGACGGGTTTGCGGAGGAACAAAGAGGTTTTACCGGCGAAAGCGGCGCGCATCCCAAAAACCGCCCGCCCTACCTGCGTCTTGTTGTATCCGACGAATAA
- a CDS encoding branched-chain amino acid ABC transporter permease, protein MDFLNALVALANYVLIPGIAYGSQLAIGALGVTLVYGILRFSNFAHGDTMAFGTMITILVTWGLQAKGVSLGPVPTALLALPVGILGCVLLVLLTDRLVYRFYREQKAKPVILVIVSMGVMFIMNGIVRFIIGPDDQSFADGPRFIISARDFKTMTGLDEGLGIRTTQLITVVTAIIVVALLFWFLNKTRAGKSMRAYSDNEDLALLSGINPERVVMLTWIIVAALATIAGTLYGLDKSFKPFTYFQLLLPIFASAVVGGIGSPLGAIAGGFVIAFSEVTITYAWKKVLVYLMPESLEPSGLVQLMSTDYKFAVSFVILLIVLLFKPTGLFKGQSTT, encoded by the coding sequence ATGGATTTTCTCAACGCACTCGTCGCGCTCGCGAACTACGTTCTCATTCCCGGTATCGCTTATGGCAGTCAGCTTGCCATTGGCGCGCTCGGGGTGACGCTGGTTTACGGCATTCTGCGATTTTCTAATTTCGCCCATGGCGACACGATGGCCTTTGGCACGATGATCACCATTCTGGTGACATGGGGGCTGCAAGCCAAAGGCGTAAGCCTTGGGCCTGTCCCTACTGCCCTGTTGGCGCTGCCTGTTGGCATTTTGGGCTGCGTTCTGCTGGTGCTGCTGACGGACCGTCTGGTGTATCGCTTCTACCGGGAACAAAAGGCTAAGCCGGTGATCCTCGTGATCGTCTCCATGGGGGTGATGTTCATCATGAACGGTATTGTGCGCTTTATCATTGGCCCTGATGACCAAAGCTTTGCCGACGGGCCGCGATTCATCATTTCCGCCCGTGATTTCAAGACGATGACAGGTCTGGACGAAGGTCTGGGTATCCGCACAACGCAGCTTATCACTGTTGTTACAGCGATCATCGTTGTGGCGCTGCTGTTCTGGTTCCTGAACAAAACGCGCGCTGGCAAATCCATGCGGGCCTATTCGGACAACGAAGACCTTGCGCTACTGTCCGGCATTAACCCGGAGCGGGTTGTGATGCTGACGTGGATCATCGTTGCAGCCCTCGCAACGATTGCCGGCACGCTGTACGGGTTGGATAAATCGTTCAAACCATTCACCTACTTCCAGCTGCTATTGCCGATCTTTGCATCAGCGGTTGTGGGCGGCATCGGCAGCCCTCTGGGCGCGATTGCAGGAGGGTTCGTGATTGCATTCTCCGAAGTTACCATCACCTACGCATGGAAGAAGGTGCTGGTCTATCTGATGCCGGAAAGCTTGGAGCCTTCGGGTCTCGTGCAGCTGATGTCCACTGACTACAAATTCGCCGTAAGCTTCGTGATCTTGCTGATCGTGTTGCTGTTCAAGCCTACGGGCCTCTTCAAAGGGCAGTCCACAACATGA
- a CDS encoding YicC/YloC family endoribonuclease, with product MIRSMTGFAAKSGSLAPHSWGWELRAVNGKGLDLRIRVPDWIPGLEAGLRAALSAGVARGNVTLGLRVNREESSGGLTVNESQLTTVLDALGRIEAAAMDAGVSLAPSKATDIVTMRGVLEQTVTEDDNEALAKALLAEFDAVLSDFNAMRISEGAALEGVLRDQLSQISALTAEAAALAQARNAQTEELMRRNLARVMDNLDGIEPDRIAAELALIAVKADITEEIDRLVAHVAAAEALLAGDGPVGRKLDFLMQEFNREANTLCAKAQNSDLTRVGLALKAVIDQLREQVQNVE from the coding sequence ATGATCAGGTCCATGACGGGTTTTGCCGCAAAAAGCGGTTCGCTGGCACCACATAGCTGGGGCTGGGAATTGCGCGCGGTTAATGGCAAAGGGCTTGATCTGCGCATCCGTGTCCCGGACTGGATACCGGGCCTTGAGGCCGGCCTGCGCGCCGCGTTGAGTGCGGGCGTTGCGCGGGGAAATGTCACCTTGGGCCTGCGCGTGAACCGCGAGGAAAGCAGTGGCGGCCTGACAGTGAACGAAAGCCAACTAACCACAGTGCTTGACGCTCTTGGCCGGATCGAGGCAGCGGCGATGGATGCAGGCGTTTCGCTTGCGCCCTCCAAGGCCACCGATATTGTCACTATGCGCGGTGTGCTTGAGCAAACCGTAACAGAAGATGACAATGAAGCATTGGCCAAGGCGCTGTTGGCCGAATTTGACGCGGTTCTGTCCGATTTCAATGCGATGCGCATTTCTGAAGGGGCCGCGCTGGAAGGGGTCCTACGCGATCAGCTTTCCCAGATCAGCGCGCTTACTGCCGAAGCGGCCGCGTTGGCGCAGGCCCGCAATGCCCAAACTGAAGAGTTGATGCGCCGCAATCTGGCGCGCGTCATGGACAACCTCGACGGGATCGAACCTGACCGCATTGCAGCTGAACTGGCCCTTATAGCGGTAAAGGCAGACATCACCGAAGAAATTGACCGTTTGGTCGCGCACGTTGCCGCTGCAGAGGCTTTGTTGGCAGGCGACGGCCCTGTCGGGCGCAAACTGGATTTCTTGATGCAGGAATTCAACAGAGAGGCGAACACGCTTTGCGCCAAGGCGCAAAACAGCGACCTCACACGCGTCGGACTGGCCCTTAAGGCCGTGATCGACCAGTTGCGTGAACAAGTACAGAATGTGGAGTAA
- a CDS encoding GlxA family transcriptional regulator — MAKAPHAQRIPENPDKPHRFVFVLLDNFSLLCFSTAIESLRIANRMAGRPLYEWVLIGEGGVQAVCSAGTVFQLDHDLIDMTRDDTIMVCGGIDVQKATSKKVLSWLRREARKGLMIGGLCTAAYSLAKAGLLDGRRATIHWENQDSFGEEFEDVILTKSVFVVDNNRMTTAGGTSSIDLMLKIIADEQGEDLANAVADQLIYSSIRTDQDTQRLSVPTRIGVRHPKLSQVIQIMEANIEEPISPSILAQDVGMSTRQLERLFRRYLNRSPKRYYMELRLQKARNLLMQTDMSVINVALACGFASPSHFSKCYRAHYDTTPYRERGSHAARLSI, encoded by the coding sequence ATGGCCAAAGCGCCGCACGCACAACGCATCCCTGAAAATCCGGACAAACCGCACAGGTTTGTATTCGTGCTGTTGGACAATTTCAGTCTGCTCTGTTTTTCGACTGCGATCGAAAGTTTGCGTATTGCCAACAGGATGGCTGGCCGTCCCTTGTACGAATGGGTGCTTATTGGTGAAGGCGGCGTACAAGCGGTTTGTTCCGCAGGAACAGTGTTCCAGCTTGACCATGACTTGATTGATATGACCCGCGATGACACAATTATGGTGTGTGGCGGTATTGATGTGCAAAAGGCCACCAGCAAGAAGGTTTTGTCATGGCTGCGCCGCGAAGCGCGTAAGGGCCTGATGATCGGCGGTCTGTGCACTGCTGCTTATTCACTGGCCAAAGCAGGTTTGCTCGACGGGCGCCGCGCCACAATCCATTGGGAGAATCAGGACAGTTTCGGAGAAGAATTCGAGGATGTGATCCTGACCAAATCGGTCTTTGTGGTGGATAATAACCGGATGACAACCGCGGGTGGGACGTCTTCGATTGATCTGATGCTGAAAATTATCGCAGATGAACAAGGTGAGGATCTGGCCAACGCGGTAGCAGACCAGCTGATCTATAGCTCGATCCGGACAGATCAGGACACACAGCGTCTGTCTGTGCCGACCCGCATTGGTGTGCGTCATCCCAAGCTTAGTCAGGTCATCCAGATTATGGAGGCCAATATTGAAGAGCCCATAAGCCCTTCAATCCTTGCGCAAGATGTCGGCATGTCCACGCGACAGTTGGAGCGTCTTTTCCGCAGGTATCTGAACCGGAGCCCAAAACGCTATTACATGGAGCTTCGACTGCAAAAAGCGCGCAACCTGTTGATGCAGACGGATATGAGTGTGATCAACGTGGCGCTGGCCTGTGGGTTTGCATCGCCGTCGCATTTCTCGAAATGTTATCGGGCGCATTATGATACGACCCCATACCGAGAACGTGGCAGTCACGCGGCACGCCTGTCGATTTGA
- a CDS encoding ABC transporter substrate-binding protein: protein MKKMLMATTAAALVATGAFADGHAKEVKLGIIFGFTGPIESLTGPMASGAEMAVNEVSESGMLMDGAKVTAMRVDSGCIDNGLAVSNAERLIADGVSGIVGADCSGVTGAVLQNVAIPNGMVMISPSATSPGLTTMEDNGLFFRTSPSDAREGEVMAEILQERGVKSIALTYTNNDYGKGLADAIESSFKALGGEVTIVAAHEDGKADYSAEVGALASAGGDILVVAGYLDQGGAGIIKAALDAGAWEQFGLPGGMIGDNLPETIGPDLDGSYGQIAGSEGEGIEAFSKMAEAGGFDGTSPYTPESYDAAALLLLAMQASGSMDPAVYKEKILDVANAPGEKIYPGELGKALELIKAGTDVDYVGASAVELIGPGESAGSYRMIEVKDGKNETVGFK from the coding sequence ATGAAAAAGATGCTTATGGCCACAACGGCTGCAGCACTTGTCGCTACCGGCGCTTTCGCCGACGGCCACGCAAAAGAAGTTAAACTCGGAATCATCTTCGGCTTCACAGGCCCGATTGAATCCCTGACAGGTCCAATGGCATCTGGTGCCGAAATGGCCGTCAACGAAGTATCCGAAAGCGGTATGCTGATGGATGGCGCCAAGGTCACTGCAATGCGCGTTGACTCAGGCTGTATCGACAACGGTCTGGCTGTGTCCAACGCCGAACGTCTGATCGCTGATGGCGTGTCCGGCATTGTTGGTGCGGATTGCTCCGGTGTGACCGGTGCTGTGCTGCAGAACGTCGCCATTCCGAACGGCATGGTCATGATCTCTCCGTCCGCCACATCCCCCGGTCTGACCACAATGGAAGACAACGGCCTGTTTTTCCGCACGTCTCCTTCTGACGCGCGTGAAGGCGAAGTCATGGCGGAAATCCTGCAAGAGCGTGGCGTGAAATCCATCGCTCTGACCTATACAAACAACGACTACGGCAAAGGTCTGGCAGACGCGATCGAATCCTCGTTCAAGGCGCTGGGCGGCGAAGTGACAATTGTTGCCGCGCATGAAGACGGCAAAGCGGATTATTCGGCCGAAGTTGGCGCGCTTGCCTCTGCTGGCGGTGATATCCTTGTTGTTGCAGGCTACCTTGACCAAGGCGGCGCCGGCATCATCAAAGCGGCACTGGACGCAGGCGCATGGGAACAGTTCGGTCTGCCCGGCGGCATGATCGGTGACAACCTGCCCGAAACAATCGGGCCTGACCTTGATGGTTCTTACGGCCAGATTGCAGGCAGCGAAGGTGAAGGCATCGAGGCATTCTCGAAGATGGCCGAAGCTGGTGGCTTTGACGGCACCTCGCCTTACACACCAGAAAGCTATGATGCAGCAGCCCTGCTGTTGTTGGCCATGCAGGCGTCCGGTTCCATGGATCCGGCAGTCTACAAGGAAAAGATCCTCGACGTGGCGAACGCCCCCGGCGAAAAGATCTATCCCGGCGAGCTGGGCAAAGCGCTTGAGTTGATCAAAGCAGGTACAGACGTCGACTATGTTGGTGCGTCTGCGGTCGAGCTGATCGGACCTGGCGAATCCGCTGGTTCTTACCGCATGATCGAAGTTAAAGACGGCAAGAATGAAACCGTCGGTTTCAAATAA
- a CDS encoding gamma carbonic anhydrase family protein — MTIYALADKTPKIAADAWVAPDANVIGNVVLEEKASVWFGCTLRGDNELITVGAGSNVQENCVFHTDLGFPLTIGTNCTIGHKVMLHGCTIDDNSLIGMGATILNGAKIGKNCLIGAGALITENKVIPDGSLVMGAPGKVVRTLDEKAIQALTASALHYQQNAARFAADLKEV; from the coding sequence ATGACCATTTACGCCCTTGCCGACAAAACGCCAAAAATTGCCGCCGATGCATGGGTCGCACCCGATGCAAATGTGATCGGAAATGTAGTACTGGAGGAAAAGGCCTCGGTTTGGTTCGGCTGCACGCTTCGGGGCGACAATGAGCTGATCACTGTTGGGGCCGGATCGAACGTGCAGGAAAACTGTGTGTTCCATACTGATCTTGGCTTTCCGCTGACGATCGGCACGAACTGCACCATTGGCCACAAGGTCATGCTGCACGGCTGTACGATCGACGACAACTCCTTGATCGGGATGGGCGCGACCATTTTGAACGGGGCCAAAATTGGCAAGAACTGCTTGATCGGGGCAGGGGCCTTGATCACGGAAAACAAGGTCATTCCTGATGGTAGTCTGGTCATGGGCGCACCGGGAAAAGTGGTGCGAACACTGGATGAAAAGGCGATACAGGCCCTGACCGCAAGCGCCCTGCATTACCAGCAAAACGCGGCCCGTTTTGCCGCTGATCTCAAGGAAGTTTGA
- the gmk gene encoding guanylate kinase, whose protein sequence is MSNRRGLLIILSSPSGAGKSTLAKRLMVWDDTLSFSVSATTRPPREGEVDGKDYLFVNEETFRKWVSEGEMLEHAHVFGNFYGSPKGPVEKGIEAGNDVLFDIDWQGAQQIRNSPLGLYTLSIFILPPSISELHRRLVNRGQDDTDTITKRMQKSWDEISHWDGYDYVLVNDDLDATEEKLKTIIKAERLKRTQQPELSAIARRLQSEFEDLT, encoded by the coding sequence ATGAGCAACCGGCGCGGTCTTTTGATTATCCTGTCTTCGCCTTCGGGCGCGGGCAAATCCACACTCGCGAAGCGGTTGATGGTGTGGGACGATACCCTAAGCTTTTCGGTCTCGGCCACCACGCGCCCGCCGCGCGAAGGTGAGGTCGACGGAAAAGACTATCTGTTTGTGAACGAAGAGACGTTTCGCAAATGGGTGTCTGAAGGTGAAATGCTGGAGCACGCCCACGTCTTTGGCAATTTCTACGGCTCGCCGAAAGGACCTGTCGAAAAAGGGATCGAGGCCGGCAATGACGTCCTTTTTGACATCGACTGGCAGGGCGCGCAGCAAATCCGGAACTCTCCTCTGGGGCTTTATACCCTGTCGATCTTCATCCTGCCGCCCTCCATCAGCGAACTTCATCGCAGGCTGGTGAACCGTGGTCAGGACGATACAGACACCATCACCAAACGCATGCAAAAAAGCTGGGATGAGATCAGCCACTGGGACGGATACGATTACGTTCTGGTAAACGATGATCTGGACGCGACAGAAGAAAAGTTGAAGACCATCATCAAGGCGGAGCGGCTCAAACGGACGCAACAGCCCGAACTAAGCGCCATCGCGCGCCGCCTGCAATCTGAATTCGAGGATCTGACATGA